A DNA window from Chlamydia felis Fe/C-56 contains the following coding sequences:
- a CDS encoding alanine/glycine:cation symporter family protein, producing MLHFLEQLNNFCISFCVFPMILFLGGLLTWKLRGLQFTGLKLGFDLMLKNKQESSSTVEGKVSRYEAVAGILAGNFGTGNIAGMAIAIACGGPGALVWIWLAALLGAVVQYSGSFLGIKYRRLRGESGEFIGGPTACLAYGMGSKFLAGLFCIFTIITAFSAGNFAQINCIVPLCAESISLKFIIGLFLALTIVPVLIGGNHRILRFSARVIPFIAGFYALSCLIILAQHSSMILPALKLIVTSALGIKATVAGLGGYTVTQVISTGMSRAIMATDCGSGMVSILQSDSRSKNPVIDGLVTLLPPVVVVMVCSITMLVLIVSGAYVSGQEGTLMVLHAFRSSLGSLGGLVVILAMALFGYTTVLTWFACAEKSLEYMIPGKRANSLLKILFVAVIPLGGIVDMRWIWSLSDTGFAGMVILNSIALVALFKDVLSTNREVALLKLKEDAKSNVLQNLDI from the coding sequence ATGTTACATTTTCTAGAACAACTAAATAATTTCTGCATTTCCTTCTGCGTATTCCCCATGATTTTATTTCTTGGTGGGCTATTAACATGGAAATTACGAGGTCTACAATTTACAGGGTTAAAGCTCGGCTTTGATCTCATGTTAAAAAATAAGCAGGAGAGTTCATCTACTGTAGAGGGTAAGGTATCTCGTTATGAAGCCGTGGCCGGTATACTTGCTGGGAACTTTGGTACGGGGAATATTGCGGGGATGGCTATTGCTATCGCTTGCGGGGGCCCGGGAGCTCTGGTCTGGATCTGGTTAGCCGCTCTTTTAGGTGCCGTAGTCCAATACTCCGGATCTTTTTTAGGAATCAAATATCGAAGACTTCGTGGAGAGTCCGGGGAGTTTATCGGGGGGCCCACAGCTTGCCTAGCTTACGGTATGGGAAGTAAATTTCTGGCCGGACTGTTCTGCATATTCACGATTATCACTGCTTTTTCTGCAGGAAATTTCGCGCAAATTAATTGCATAGTTCCTCTGTGCGCGGAAAGCATTTCCTTAAAGTTTATTATAGGACTCTTTCTTGCGTTAACAATTGTTCCCGTACTCATTGGTGGAAATCACCGCATTCTTAGATTTTCAGCTCGTGTAATTCCTTTTATTGCTGGCTTCTACGCTCTCTCTTGTCTTATTATTCTCGCTCAACACAGCTCTATGATCCTTCCGGCATTGAAACTTATCGTCACCTCTGCTTTGGGAATCAAGGCTACGGTTGCCGGTTTGGGAGGCTATACAGTAACTCAGGTGATCTCAACAGGAATGAGCCGAGCTATTATGGCAACAGATTGCGGTAGCGGTATGGTGTCAATTTTACAATCCGATTCTCGAAGTAAGAATCCTGTGATTGATGGGTTGGTTACCCTCTTACCTCCTGTAGTTGTTGTTATGGTATGCTCGATTACTATGCTTGTTCTTATTGTTTCGGGAGCTTATGTTTCAGGACAAGAAGGAACACTTATGGTGTTGCATGCTTTTAGATCAAGTCTGGGCTCCCTCGGAGGATTGGTTGTTATCCTAGCAATGGCTTTATTTGGTTATACAACAGTTTTGACCTGGTTTGCTTGCGCAGAAAAAAGTTTGGAATATATGATCCCAGGGAAACGGGCTAACTCTTTGTTGAAGATTCTTTTCGTTGCCGTTATCCCTCTTGGAGGCATAGTAGACATGCGATGGATCTGGAGCCTTTCCGACACGGGGTTTGCGGGTATGGTGATTCTAAATTCTATAGCTTTGGTAGCTTTGTTTAAGGATGTGTTATCAACAAATCGAGAAGTTGCCTTACTTAAGCTGAAAGAAGATGCTAAATCCAATGTTTTGCAAAATCTAGATATCTAA
- a CDS encoding YbhB/YbcL family Raf kinase inhibitor-like protein has product MQLLSPAFDYGKPIPKKYTCQGINISPPLIFKDVPAEAKSLALIVEDPDVPKNLREDGLWIHWVVYNLSPAITELVEGASIFAVQGLNTSGKGCYEGPCPPDRQHRYFFYCYALDTILPSEENVTRDQLLEVMEGHTIDNAELMGTYEKD; this is encoded by the coding sequence ATGCAATTACTTTCACCAGCATTTGATTACGGAAAACCGATCCCTAAAAAATATACATGTCAAGGAATTAATATTTCTCCACCCTTAATATTCAAAGATGTTCCCGCGGAAGCAAAAAGCTTAGCTTTGATCGTTGAAGATCCCGATGTGCCAAAAAATTTACGAGAAGATGGTCTGTGGATTCACTGGGTGGTATATAATCTCTCTCCAGCCATAACCGAGCTTGTAGAAGGCGCGAGTATTTTTGCTGTTCAAGGATTAAATACTTCAGGGAAAGGTTGCTATGAAGGGCCATGCCCACCAGATAGACAACATCGATATTTCTTCTATTGCTATGCTCTAGATACTATCTTGCCGTCAGAAGAAAATGTAACAAGAGATCAGCTTCTCGAAGTGATGGAAGGTCATACAATAGATAATGCAGAGCTAATGGGAACATACGAGAAAGACTAG
- a CDS encoding SET domain-containing protein, with product MKLECAPQTLHISLDQNWKESTPYRMDRAEQLLNFKFLPFLTFSDWKIEERVRRLCQKAQKKRFISPLAKWLGELHKQDLVTPPMPPVAVCWINSYIGYGVFARESIPAWTYIGEYTGILRRRQAIWMDENDYCFRYPLSLWLWRYFTIDSGFQGNFTRFINHSDKPNVEAIGVFQNGLFHVIIRTIQKIEAGEELCYHYGPLYWKHRKKREEFIPEED from the coding sequence ATGAAATTAGAATGTGCTCCGCAGACTCTACATATTTCTCTAGATCAGAACTGGAAGGAGAGCACCCCCTACAGGATGGATAGGGCTGAACAGTTACTCAATTTCAAATTTCTTCCTTTTCTTACTTTTTCGGATTGGAAGATAGAAGAGAGGGTGCGTCGGCTATGTCAGAAAGCCCAAAAAAAGCGTTTTATATCTCCTCTAGCAAAATGGCTTGGAGAACTTCATAAGCAAGATTTGGTCACTCCCCCTATGCCGCCTGTAGCAGTATGCTGGATCAATTCTTATATTGGCTATGGGGTCTTTGCCAGAGAAAGCATTCCCGCCTGGACATATATTGGCGAGTATACAGGAATACTGCGTCGTCGCCAGGCTATTTGGATGGATGAAAATGATTATTGTTTTCGATATCCGTTATCTTTATGGCTATGGCGTTATTTTACTATTGACAGTGGCTTTCAGGGAAATTTTACTCGCTTTATTAATCATAGCGACAAGCCGAATGTAGAGGCTATAGGCGTCTTCCAAAATGGATTATTTCACGTGATTATTCGAACGATTCAAAAAATTGAAGCGGGCGAGGAATTGTGTTATCACTACGGCCCGCTATATTGGAAGCATAGGAAAAAACGAGAAGAATTTATTCCTGAAGAAGATTAG
- a CDS encoding MBL fold metallo-hydrolase yields the protein MKGFFPLASGSKGNCAYLGTDSCKILIDLGISKQQVTQGLLSMNVHPEDIHAIFVSHEHSDHISGIKSFIKAYNTPIICNLETARSICQLLDVHPTFKIFSTGTIFSFCDLKIQTFNLPHDAVDPVGFIFYYRGEKLGFCSDLGWVTSWIAHELYDCDYLLIEANHDPELVRQSSRPDIYKKRVLSKLGHISNHECGELLQKILTPKIKKIYLAHLSSESNTPELALSTVSSAIENLTSVIPIIAESHDISDPIYFKSLVSV from the coding sequence ATGAAAGGTTTTTTCCCTCTAGCCTCAGGTTCGAAAGGGAACTGCGCCTATTTAGGAACAGACTCGTGTAAAATTCTGATAGATTTGGGTATTAGCAAACAACAGGTAACTCAGGGTCTTCTATCAATGAACGTACACCCTGAAGATATTCACGCCATTTTTGTTTCTCATGAGCATTCCGACCATATTTCTGGGATTAAAAGTTTTATAAAGGCATACAATACGCCGATTATTTGCAACTTAGAGACTGCGCGAAGCATATGTCAGTTATTAGATGTTCATCCAACTTTTAAGATCTTTTCTACAGGAACAATATTTTCTTTCTGCGATCTAAAAATCCAAACGTTTAATCTCCCTCATGATGCCGTAGATCCTGTAGGTTTTATTTTCTACTATCGCGGTGAAAAGCTTGGTTTTTGTTCTGATTTAGGTTGGGTAACCTCATGGATTGCTCATGAACTTTACGATTGCGACTATTTACTTATAGAAGCAAATCATGATCCTGAGCTTGTTCGACAATCATCTCGTCCTGATATTTATAAAAAACGAGTTCTTAGCAAGCTGGGGCATATATCTAATCATGAATGTGGAGAACTCTTACAAAAAATCCTTACTCCCAAGATAAAGAAAATCTATCTTGCGCATCTCTCTAGCGAATCCAACACCCCTGAATTAGCTTTATCTACAGTATCTTCTGCAATAGAGAACCTGACCTCAGTTATTCCTATCATTGCAGAAAGTCATGACATATCTGATCCTATCTATTTTAAGTCTTTAGTAAGCGTATGA
- a CDS encoding FtsK/SpoIIIE family DNA translocase has protein sequence MVRERQKSKSALFPSIPYAVRASIYLFLACFSGLSLWSFHNTQPCTQNWIGLLGWSLSSFLLYCFGAASFLIPPYFLWLSFLNVRKTPTKILHRKALAFASLPICSSILLSMFSPTQTLPHILDSRLPKFILGINPPVSYLGGIPFYILYSGQSFCLKHLIGSVGTGLIFSFILFFSVFYLCGGIILIKKKILQRFLKNKFQAFWHICKSILKRLTNKQNYLPKPSIKVPSAPIARNDSRKLPTPIVSLPIEKGDLFDDVHITQQNSSERATLFLAPHPQKRILSSFTKPENPVKKGSKITVLPLSTPPPKKRPEQSPLMNLSTLGEGNSELPQYHLLSKSDNAKPESLREELQKKGVLLQQTLESFGIEADIGNICFGPTLAAFEVQPHTGVKVQKIKALENDIALNLQASSIRIIAPIPGKAAVGIEIPNPYPQPVNFRDLLEDYQKQSHKLQVPLLLGKKANGDNFWADLATMPHLIIAGTTGSGKSVCINTIVMSLIMTTLPSDIKLVIVDPKKVELTGYSQLPHMLTPVITESRDAHSALVWLVKEMELRYEILRFLGLRNIQAFNSRKRNVDIEASFDKEIPEKMPFLVGIIDELSDLLLSSSQDIETPIIRLAQMARAVGIHLILATQRPSRDVITGLIKANFPSRIAFKVANKVNSQIIIDEPGAENLMGNGDMLVVSPSSFGAVRAQGAYICDEDINKVIKDLCSRFPTKYVIPSFDTYEDFSSEDSSDRDPLYNQAKTLVLQTGNASTTFLQRKLKIGYARAASLIDQLEEARIVGPSEGAKPRQILIQMPPQEG, from the coding sequence ATGGTAAGAGAGCGACAGAAATCTAAATCTGCTTTGTTTCCTTCGATACCTTATGCGGTTAGGGCGAGCATCTATTTGTTTTTGGCGTGTTTTTCTGGTTTGAGTTTATGGAGTTTCCATAATACTCAGCCCTGCACACAAAACTGGATAGGTTTATTAGGGTGGTCTTTAAGCTCCTTTCTTTTATATTGCTTCGGAGCAGCATCTTTTCTTATTCCCCCATATTTTTTATGGCTATCTTTTTTGAATGTAAGGAAAACTCCCACAAAAATTTTACATCGTAAAGCATTAGCGTTTGCCTCTCTTCCTATATGCTCTTCAATATTGCTATCGATGTTTTCTCCAACACAAACATTACCGCACATTTTAGACTCGCGTCTTCCTAAATTCATTTTAGGAATAAATCCTCCAGTTTCTTATTTAGGAGGAATTCCTTTTTATATTCTTTATTCAGGACAATCTTTCTGTTTAAAGCATTTGATTGGTTCTGTGGGCACAGGCCTGATCTTTTCTTTCATACTGTTCTTTTCTGTTTTTTATCTTTGCGGCGGTATCATCTTAATTAAAAAAAAAATCCTGCAAAGGTTCCTCAAAAACAAATTTCAAGCCTTCTGGCATATCTGCAAAAGCATATTAAAAAGATTAACTAACAAGCAGAACTATCTTCCTAAACCATCTATTAAAGTCCCTTCTGCTCCCATAGCAAGGAATGATTCGAGAAAATTACCGACGCCCATCGTCTCTTTACCTATAGAGAAGGGAGATTTGTTTGACGATGTGCATATAACCCAACAAAACTCTTCAGAAAGAGCGACTCTTTTTCTAGCGCCACACCCTCAAAAGCGTATTTTATCTTCGTTTACGAAACCAGAAAACCCGGTAAAGAAAGGGTCAAAAATTACTGTATTACCTCTATCTACACCTCCTCCCAAAAAGCGTCCTGAGCAGTCTCCTCTTATGAATTTATCAACACTTGGAGAGGGGAATTCTGAGTTGCCTCAGTATCATCTATTAAGTAAGAGCGACAATGCAAAACCAGAATCTCTTCGTGAAGAACTACAGAAAAAAGGTGTTCTGTTACAACAAACCTTAGAAAGTTTTGGGATAGAGGCTGATATTGGAAACATTTGTTTCGGCCCCACACTTGCAGCGTTTGAAGTACAGCCACACACGGGTGTTAAGGTTCAAAAAATTAAAGCTTTAGAAAATGACATAGCTTTGAATTTACAGGCTTCAAGCATTCGTATTATTGCTCCGATTCCAGGGAAAGCTGCCGTAGGTATTGAAATTCCCAATCCTTATCCTCAGCCTGTAAACTTCCGTGATTTATTGGAAGATTATCAAAAACAAAGTCACAAGTTACAAGTTCCTCTTTTACTAGGGAAAAAAGCTAATGGAGATAATTTCTGGGCCGATTTGGCCACAATGCCTCATTTAATTATCGCAGGAACGACAGGCTCGGGGAAATCCGTGTGCATCAACACGATTGTCATGTCTCTTATTATGACAACGCTTCCTTCTGATATTAAACTCGTTATCGTTGATCCAAAGAAAGTAGAACTTACTGGTTACTCTCAACTTCCTCACATGTTAACTCCGGTGATTACGGAATCACGAGACGCTCATAGTGCTTTAGTCTGGCTTGTTAAAGAAATGGAACTTCGTTACGAAATTCTAAGATTCCTGGGGCTCCGGAACATTCAAGCTTTTAATTCTCGCAAGAGAAATGTTGATATAGAGGCATCTTTTGATAAAGAAATACCAGAAAAAATGCCTTTCCTTGTTGGAATTATTGACGAGCTTTCCGATCTTTTACTCTCTTCTTCTCAAGATATAGAAACGCCGATTATTCGCTTAGCGCAAATGGCACGAGCAGTGGGTATTCATTTAATCTTAGCTACGCAAAGACCTTCGCGCGATGTCATTACTGGGTTAATTAAAGCGAACTTTCCTTCTCGCATAGCATTTAAAGTCGCTAATAAAGTGAATAGTCAAATCATTATAGATGAACCTGGGGCTGAAAATTTGATGGGGAATGGAGATATGTTAGTTGTTTCTCCCTCATCTTTTGGAGCTGTTCGTGCTCAAGGAGCTTATATTTGCGATGAAGACATTAACAAAGTCATAAAAGACCTGTGTTCTCGCTTCCCCACGAAATATGTCATTCCTTCATTTGATACCTATGAAGATTTTTCTAGCGAGGATTCTTCAGATAGAGATCCTTTGTATAATCAGGCAAAGACTCTAGTGCTTCAAACAGGAAACGCCTCTACGACTTTCTTACAAAGAAAACTTAAGATTGGCTATGCTAGGGCTGCTAGTTTGATAGATCAGCTTGAAGAAGCTAGAATCGTGGGCCCTTCAGAGGGCGCGAAGCCTCGTCAAATCTTAATACAAATGCCTCCGCAAGAAGGATAA